From Coffea arabica cultivar ET-39 chromosome 10e, Coffea Arabica ET-39 HiFi, whole genome shotgun sequence, one genomic window encodes:
- the LOC140015394 gene encoding uncharacterized protein At1g76070-like: MEKPAIAKSKIKFLMLLPKAAAAAAKLPSHPFSPGKVNANKLKSHQNKGFSGPITSVVLEEARNKSKNSTFDAKEPTSPKISCMGQIKHKKKISSKKKKAASMSLPKEVVYNPYSSFHAYSRNKPSAMEQKKKKSASGNIFNRGKPGRKSDASYEQSKKLPDRAPSLSHMKRFASGRDSFSSFDWTSVQVAPEEPDNRRCYSDEEKRDSSEEEQEDEVIIPFSAPILLGEVGAAVLPLEPRKEINLWKRRTMAQPKPLQLNTW, encoded by the coding sequence ATGGAGAAGCCTGCAATAGCCAAGTCCAAAATCAAGTTCTTGATGTTATTACCAAAAGCAGCAGCTGCAGCCGCTAAGTTACCGAGCCACCCCTTCAGTCCAGGGAAGGTAAATGCGAACAAGCTGAAATCCCACCAGAACAAAGGATTCTCCGGTCCAATTACATCAGTAGTATTGGAAGAAGCTAGAAACAAATCAAAGAATTCCACTTTTGATGCGAAAGAACCAACTTCACCAAAGATTTCATGCATGGGCCAAATCAAGCACAAGAAGAAGATTTCCTCCAAAAAGAAGAAAGCTGCTAGTATGTCCCTGCCTAAAGAAGTAGTTTACAATCCATATTCATCCTTCCATGCTTACTCGAGAAACAAGCCATCAGCAATGGagcagaagaagaaaaagtcGGCTTCTGGGAATATCTTTAACAGGGGGAAACCGGGAAGAAAATCTGATGCTTCATACGAACAGTCTAAAAAACTTCCCGATAGAGCACCTAGTCTGAGCCACATGAAGAGGTTTGCAAGTGGCCGGGattctttttctagttttgacTGGACATCGGTACAGGTTGCTCCAGAGGAGCCGGATAACAGACGGTGTTATTCAGATGAAGAGAAAAGAGATAGCAGtgaagaagaacaagaagatGAAGTTATTATTCCTTTCTCTGCACCAATCCTCTTAGGCGAAGTTGGAGCAGCTGTCTTGCCTCTGGAgccaagaaaagaaattaatctGTGGAAAAGAAGAACCATGGCTCAACCTAAGCCCCTTCAACTAAATACCTGGTGA
- the LOC113712447 gene encoding thioredoxin-like protein CDSP32, chloroplastic produces MATVANFLAKPPTDQLAAVTKTSPYFYRGSPHLPFSLKPRQYSFPGIHKRQDLFIVKAAASAAGVKKEKASDERVKKVHSIEEFDEALRSAKNRLVVVEYAASHSLESSDIYPFMVDLSRTCNDVDFLLVLGDESEKTRELCKREKIDNVPHFSFYKGMEKIHEEEAIGPDRLVGDVLYYGDNHSAVVQLHSREDVEKLIGEHKVDHKLIVLDVGLKHCGPCVKVYPTVLKLSRQMADTVVFARMNGDENDSCMRFLRDMDVVEVPTFLFIRDGEICGRYVGSGKGELIGELLRYQGVRVT; encoded by the coding sequence ATGGCCACGGTCGCAAATTTCTTAGCCAAGCCACCAACCGATCAACTTGCCGCCGTTACAAAGACAAGTCCCTACTTCTACCGCGGCTCTCCTCACCTTCCATTTTCCTTGAAACCCAGACAGTATTCTTTTCCAGGCATCCACAAACGTCAGGATCTATTCATTGTTAAGGCAGCAGCTTCAGCAGCTGGTGTTAAGAAGGAAAAGGCCAGTGATGAGAGAGTGAAAAAAGTCCACAGCATCGAGGAATTCGATGAAGCACTTCGCTCGGCCAAGAACAGGTTGGTCGTAGTAGAATATGCGGCTAGCCACAGTCTCGAGAGCAGCGACATCTACCCTTTTATGGTGGACCTCAGCAGAACATGCAACGACGTGGATTTCCTACTGGTCTTGGGCGATGAATCCGAGAAGACTAGGGAACTCTGCAAGCGGGAGAAGATAGACAACGTCCCGCATTTCAGCTTCTACAAAGGCATGGAGAAAATTCACGAAGAAGAAGCGATAGGCCCTGATCGGCTCGTCGGGGATGTTCTATACTACGGGGACAATCATTCGGCTGTGGTGCAGCTTCACAGCAGAGAAGACGTGGAGAAGTTGATTGGAGAGCACAAAGTCGATCACAAGCTGATTGTTCTGGACGTGGGGTTGAAGCACTGTGGGCCGTGCGTGAAGGTGTATCCGACGGTGCTCAAGTTGTCGAGGCAGATGGCTGATACTGTCGTATTCGCCAGAATGAACGGCGATGAGAATGATAGCTGTATGAGGTTCTTGAGGGACATGGACGTGGTTGAAGTGCCCACGTTTTTGTTCATAAGAGATGGAGAAATTTGTGGGAGATATGTGGGATCTGGCAAGGGAGAACTAATCGGTGAACTTCTTAGATACCAAGGAGTTCGAGTGACTTAG